In Bombus affinis isolate iyBomAffi1 chromosome 8, iyBomAffi1.2, whole genome shotgun sequence, the following proteins share a genomic window:
- the LOC126919719 gene encoding rab3 GTPase-activating protein non-catalytic subunit isoform X3, translating into MVKLQKKMMFFSEWITSVICLPLLSLGKASSGTNPDWTCIIVGFNTGFIKFYTETGALLFGEQLHNEPVVGLKCQSFRSPKHVGDIGLAEEVHVTYNSVVCVLQGFPLFSTLRACRNYLARVQANCDDLPPITNLSYKKWGYKSQDIVNDSEVIGTTSVNSFDHLMTASICGGYNASYRSSAPQHNLVLVTGKRPFVGFHYALEGGSAPVLSDVAIAMASKLANAIGTAVPWLPLNWGNSKHQASLEASKTSTHEPVEPMTCRFGLSDVMREGYSIISSPNKALSVILDTMGRVLLVDNRYCIATRMWKGYRDAQCGWIEVEEEKHSGMHKTFTKFKQTPQLRSAFFLVIYAPKKGVIDIWSTQQGPKITTFTASKHGRLLYINYGLLGVNDNVHLSKNKPQYSCVFMDPLGGLKEITVPFHFALNSKNGKRARDIHILKKLKTFLREEDFEHEKLISEIESVCSDLKSNEIKVQTLEMLMSNKNIIPDALLAATNCFIKKLDEYEKEEMEPTTKTLYLLTTQLQQIINFYKHIKSQFDTPEYNVSIDDNNTSLPLTLLTTEKEMHRIFELFKKVNSYTYSDSSTECRVKFKEDGRIFLDFLSCFEFGTSGFIDIKKDIKPEKEHQISQLMYKGCVYSYDRIETWKEVAKSSNIQPFVFMKFALIYWLNKKRDVSLELELKQFTQLLNAICSIASVKEICAEYNEISLWWKKVRNILLDSTNPFNALTAALMCRAVAMSVEKYREKCNNKTEDNNVQGEKGIKNENNVKEIKQDQDSVNNLKSDDEAYNLTNEWEDITKDTCQFTLLIGNLEDIAILDAIVSQEPPSDTTTQFFALPFVKFDISLGSVLSKGKGSVSEIVAKWITSTGIDPSQLVDPTDTEFDHTRPTNDSLEVLNSSDEICNVDDVSQSNVEKPLSESLDTESEEKDSTNANICILERIKLLKGHFPYSLTTSVLLANICWEFAMSWNKDISQLKSLEAALCVLRQIPMKRMRHGVCCLLWSVHIKKRMEAVAKLINKLGKLPKERLCMQEIGLSDAQAVIFLQDCVTFLEIFIDSEMLEVGQNIVIKSEELWEVCTSGPQPFAALAISQAPAWYDLIMLHLQLANVLHMIAHFNLKVLKPLNNLFDSVVHPYFFQSMADKVMLTWYRDDKRDNLRTIFLCRIINASMDFIHQETIDGKMSSSMQAIQWMNKCQTLASIWKISNDELRIHQVCQLYVIGFDRLAEEVVTAVNDVEKLAEDLLPIAGRRMMAFLSKSPDLLEEVSRISPALTKYLESLDVPDVIYTNCSNDDTIELIRRVSRHLPETHSNYHLAQLMLDAVFIYEGTT; encoded by the exons ATGGTGAAGTTGCAAAAAAAGATGA TGTTTTTTAGTGAATGGATAACATCTGTAATCTGTTTACCATTATTGTCATTGGGTAAAGCTAGCAGCGGCACTAATCCAGATTGGACATGTATTATAGTTGGTTTTAATACTGGTTTTATCAAGTTTTACACAGAA acaGGTGCATTATTATTTGGAGAACAATTGCATAATGAACCAGTTGTGGGATTAAAATGTCAATCTTTTCGTTCACCTAAACATGTAGGTGATATTGGTTTGGCTGAAGAAGTTCATGTGACATATAATAGTGTTGTGTGTGTCTTGCAAGGTTTTCCCTTGTTTTCCACATTAAGAGCATGTAGAAATTATTTAGCTAGAG TTCAAGCAAACTGTGATGACCTACCACCTATTACAAATTTATCATATAAGAAATGGGGTTATAAAAGCCAAGATATTGTAAATGATTCAGAAGTAATTGGTACTACTTCTGTAAATAGCTTTGATCATCTGATGACAGCTTCAATTTGTGGCGGATATAACGCATCTTATAGATCTAGTGCACCACAGCATAATTTAGTTCTTGTAACTGGTAAACGTCCATTTGTTGGTTTTCATTATGCCTTAGAAGGTGGTTCAGCTCCAGTTTTATCAGATGTTGCAATAGCAATGGCCAGCAAATTAGCAAATGCTATTGGAACTGCTGTTCC TTGGCTTCCTCTTAATTGGGGAAATTCAAAACATCAGGCATCACTCGAAGCATCAAAAACTAGTACTCATGAACCAGTTGAACCAATGACTTGTAGGTTTGGCTTAAGTGATGTTATGAGAGAGGGTTATTCGATAATATCCAGTCCAAATAAAGCACTGTCAGTAATATTAGATACAATGGGCAGAGTATTATTAGTAGATAACAGATATTGCATAGCTACAAGAATGTGGAAAGGTTATAGAGATGCACAATGTGGTTGGATTGAAGTGGAGGAAGAAAAACATTCTGGAATGCACAAAACATTTACTAAGTTTAAACAGACTCCGCAATTGCGTTCTGCTTTCTTTTTAGTTATTTATGCTCCGAAAAAAGGTGTAATAGACATATGGAGTACTCAACAAGGTCCTAAAATTACTACATTTACTGCTAGTAAACATGGACG ATTACTTTATATCAATTATGGTCTTCTTGGTGTAAATGATAATGTACATCTATCAAAAAATAAACCACAATATTCGTGTGTATTTATGGATCCACTTGGAGGTTTGAAGGAAATTACAGTACCATTTCATTTTGCTCTTAATAGTAAAAATGGGAAGAGAGCACgtgatatacatatacttaaaaaattgaaaacatTTTTACGAGAAGAAGATTTTGAACATGAGAAATTAATATCAGAAATTGAGAGTGTGTGTTCAGATTTGAAGAGTAATGAAATAAAAGTACAAACATTGGAAATGTTAAtgtcaaataaaaatattattcctGATGCTTTACTCGCAGCTACAAATTGTTTCATCAAAAAACTAGATGAATATg aaaaagaagaaatggaACCTACAACAAAAACACTTTATTTATTAACAACACAGTTGCAGCAAATAATTAACTTTTATAAGCATATTAAATCTCAGTTTGATACACCAGAGTATAATGTTTCTATAGATGATAATAATACAAGTTTACCTTTGACTTTGTTAACTACTGAGAAAGAAATGCACAGAATTTTTGAATTGTTTAAAAAAGTAAATAGTTACACGTATTCAGATTCTAGCACAGAATGTAGAGTAAAATTTAAAGAGGATGGAAgaatatttttagattttttaTCTTGTTTCGAGTTTGGAACATCAGGATTTATAGATATTAAAAAAGACATAAAACCAGAAAAAGAACATCAGATTT CTCAATTAATGTATAAAGGCTGTGTATATTCGTATGATAGAATTGAGACATGGAAAGAAGTTGCTAAGAGTAGTAACATTCAACCATTTGTTTTCATGAAATTTGCTTTAATATACTGGCTCAATAAGAAACGGGACGTGTCTTTAGAACTAGAACTAAAACAATTTACGCAGCTCTTAAATGCTATTTGCTCAATAGCCA GTGTTAAAGAGATATGTgcagaatataatgaaatatcttTATGGTGGAAAAAGGTTCGTAATATTCTTTTGGATTCAACAAATCCATTTAATGCACTTACTGCTGCTTTGATGTGCAGAGCTGTTGCAATGTCTGTAGAAAAGTATAGAGAAAAGTGCAATAACAAAACTGAGGATAATAATGTTCAAGGAGAAAAAGGTATCAAAAATGAGAATAATGTGAAAGAGATAAAGCAGGATCAAGATTCTGTGAACAATTTAAAATCAGACGATGAAGCGTATAACTTGACAAATGAATGGGAAGATATTACTAAAGATACTTGTCAATTTACGTTGCTTATTGGAAATCTTGAGGATATTGCAATTTTAGATGCTATTGTAAG CCAAGAACCTCCATCAGATACTACAACGCAATTTTTTGCACTACCATTTGTAAAATTTGATATATCTTTAGGATCTGTTCTCTCAAAAGGGAAAG GTTCTGTATCGGAGATAGTTGCAAAATGGATTACTTCTACGGGTATTGACCCTTCTCAATTAGTTGATCCAACAGATACGGAATTCGATCACACACGTCCAACAAATGATTCTTTAGAAGTACTGAATTCTTCAGACGAAATTTGTAACGTCGACGATGTTTCACAATCTAATGTAGAAAAGCCTCTTTCAGAATCTCTTGATACAGAAAGTGAAGAGAAAGATAGTACAAATgctaatatatgtattttag aaagaattaaattattaaaaggtCACTTTCCATATAGTTTGACAACTAGTGTTCTGCTAGCTAATATCTGTTGGGAATTTGCTATGTCGTGGAATAAAGATATTTCGCAATTGAAGTCGCTCGAAGCTGCATTATGTGTTTTACGACAAATACCAATGAAACGTATGAGGCATG GTGTTTGTTGTTTATTATGGTCAGTTCATATAAAAAAACGAATGGAAGCAGttgcaaaattaattaataagcttGGAAAATTGCCAAAAGAGAGATTGTGTATGCAGGAAATTGGTTTATCTGATGCTCAAGCAGTTATATTTCTACAAGATTGCGTCacatttttagaaatattcatCGAT TCTGAAATGCTTGAAGTAGGACAGAATATTGTAATTAAATcagaagaactatgggaagtaTGCACTTCCGGCCCACAACCCTTTGCTGCATTAGCTATTTCTCAAGCACCCGCTTGGTACGATCTAATCATGTTACATCTACAATTAGCTAACGTCTTACATATGATAGCGCATTTTAATTTGAAAGTTCTAAAACCATTAAATAATTTGTTTGATTCTGTG GTACATCCATACTTCTTCCAATCAATGGCAGACAAAGTAATGCTAACATGGTACAGAGACGATAAAAGAGATAATTTAAGAACCATATTTTTATGCCGAATAATTAATGCATCAATGGATTTTATCCATCAAGAAACAATAGATGGTAAAATGAGTAGTTCGATGCAAGCTATTCAATGGATGAATAAATGTCAAACATTAGCATCTATTTGGAAAATAAGTAACGATGAACTAAGGATACATCAAGTTTGTCAATTATATGTGATTGGTTTTGATCGACTAGCAGAGGAA GTTGTTACAGCTGTAAACGATGTTGAGAAATTAGCAGAAGATCTTTTGCCGATTGCTGGAAGAAGAATGATGGCATTTCTTTCAAAATCACCTGATCTTTTAGAGGAAGTTTCTCGTATAAGTCCAGCTCTTACTAAATACTTGGAAAGTCTT GATGTGCCGGACGTAATTTACACGAATTGTTCGAACGATGACACTATTGAATTGATACGACGGGTCTCAAGACATTTACCCGAAACACACTCTAATTATCATCTTGCGCAATTAATGTTAGATGCGGTGTTTATTTACGAGGGAACGACATGA